Genomic DNA from Roseburia intestinalis L1-82:
CCTATATTGTCACCTTTTTTTACACTCTGCCCTGCGGACACATTTAAGCTGTCCATGTGGGCATATTTTGTGGTATATCCCTTACTGTCCGTAATCACCACATAATTCCCATAATAGGAATCGTAAGCTGCTTCCATAACCGTTCCATCATGTGCTGCATGTACCATGGTTCCAGTCGGTACTGCTATATCCACACCCCTGTGAATCTCCTCGTCTCCTGTGTTTGGATTTTTCCGGTAGCCATAATAACTGCTGATATAGTAGTACCAGTAGTAATCCACGGGTGTTCCAAATACCTGTAACCCGCCTTTTGTCTCCGTGTAGGCGGCAAAGATTTCTGCCTGTTCCGTATCCATACGTCCGGCAACAATGCTCTCAAGAGGTGTGACCGTTAAAGTGACTCGAAGGATTGTTACGATATATTCTTCTTCCTCCTCATACTCGTATTCCTCGGTACTGATGCTTCCATCTGCATTTGTAACTGTTCTGGTTCCGGTCTTTGTGACTGTCCTTGTCCGTGTCTCCTCCACTTCCTCAGTAGTAAGGGAATACATGGCATCAAATAATTCCTGAATTTCACTCTCCATTTCTGCGGCAGTAAATTCCGTATGGACTGCGGAAAGATAACTGATCAGTGTATATGGATCATGCCCGATTGCACCAAGGTTATAATCGTATTCATCATATCCCGGATAATCAGTTTCAATCCGGTCAATCTTGTTTTGCAGCTCCATTTCCTTTTCTGTAAAAGATAAATCTGCTGCATCAATCTCTGCCGGAAGGCTAAGATATGTGCTTGCCATCGTTGTTGTCACAGTTCCGGTAAACATGGAACCGCAGCTTGATAATGCCGACATGATCATAATAAGCAGAAGAGCAAAAATACCCACTGTGATAATCAGTGTTTTATTTTTTGTGGCAATCTCCTGTAACTTCTTTGCAATGCCGGTTGCAGCATTGGCTGTCTTTGTAAATGTTTCCTTTGCAGTCTTGGCTTCTGCTCCTGCCCGCCTTGCCTTGGCATACTCACGCTTGATACGCTGTTTCTGTAGCTGCCTTTGCAACTGCTTCTTTGGACTGTTGCCCTTTAGATGTGGATTTTCACTGATGAATTTCTCATACTCCAGCTTCATATCCGCTGTGACCTGTTTTTTCTGCAATCGCTCTAATCGGTCACGCTTTCTCTGTGCCTTGCTCTTGCGGTGATATTTCATGTAATGGTAAACATCTTCTGCACGCTGTTCTGTCTTATGTGCACCCTCCACAGCAGAATTATCCTTTTCTGTCTCTGCAATCTTTCGATGCACAAAATACATATTTTCGGTCTGGAGTTTGTGAACCGCAGCTTTTCCAAGTCCGTCAGGCTTGAATGGCTTCTCCACTTCCACCGGAACCACCACATACTTTGCTTTTCCGGTCTGTTCATCAAAGACACGTTTCATCTCATACTGCCGCTTTTTCGGCATCTTGTCCTTTGCTTTCTGTAACTTCTGACGACTCTTTTCCGACTTATCAAAAGCCTTCTGTACTTTTTTGTCGGTAAATTCTTC
This window encodes:
- a CDS encoding CD1108 family mobile element protein, yielding MAEKRQKKQAVKAFEKETFSKDKEVTGAKHTEHRQDNTFPTENHFHANEKPVSNLPRDANHGSDTKNVTSGHNVQKSETGAERKTGNKKKYYRQLQQQQNTSGHNVQKSEADAEKAFLKENSFMQEEQPGDSDSTMENEVHVRDTYQRSEEKGKYHKGRVQREHAHRERAKSENTKQSDYGDFQTKDATFSQGQAEEFTDKKVQKAFDKSEKSRQKLQKAKDKMPKKRQYEMKRVFDEQTGKAKYVVVPVEVEKPFKPDGLGKAAVHKLQTENMYFVHRKIAETEKDNSAVEGAHKTEQRAEDVYHYMKYHRKSKAQRKRDRLERLQKKQVTADMKLEYEKFISENPHLKGNSPKKQLQRQLQKQRIKREYAKARRAGAEAKTAKETFTKTANAATGIAKKLQEIATKNKTLIITVGIFALLLIMIMSALSSCGSMFTGTVTTTMASTYLSLPAEIDAADLSFTEKEMELQNKIDRIETDYPGYDEYDYNLGAIGHDPYTLISYLSAVHTEFTAAEMESEIQELFDAMYSLTTEEVEETRTRTVTKTGTRTVTNADGSISTEEYEYEEEEEYIVTILRVTLTVTPLESIVAGRMDTEQAEIFAAYTETKGGLQVFGTPVDYYWYYYISSYYGYRKNPNTGDEEIHRGVDIAVPTGTMVHAAHDGTVMEAAYDSYYGNYVVITDSKGYTTKYAHMDSLNVSAGQSVKKGDNIGKSGNTGSSTGSHLHIECLYNGEYYNPLFYFEAGEQTIYGETPGGTGGGTGNVIPPESYDDATVQTLMREANRYLGMPYTFGGTAPASFDCSGFVCWVFTNSGVHNLPRTTAQGIYDQCTPVSAADAKAGDIIFFTGTYNAGRPVTHVGIYCGNGTMVHCGDPIQYTSINTSYWQSHFYGFGRLN